A genomic stretch from Eptesicus fuscus isolate TK198812 chromosome 15, DD_ASM_mEF_20220401, whole genome shotgun sequence includes:
- the FBXO10 gene encoding F-box only protein 10 codes for METGGLPLELWRMILAYLHLPDLGRCSLVCRAWYELVLSLDSTRWRQLCLGCTECRHPNWPNQPDVEPESWREAFKQHYLASKTWTKNALDLESSVCFSLFRRRRERRTLSVGPGHEFDSLGSALAMASLYDRIVLFPGVYEEQGEIILKVPVEIVGHGKLGEVALLASIDQHCSTTRLCNLVFMPAWFSPFMFKTTSGHVQFDNCNFENGHIQVHGPGTCQVKFCTFKNTHVFLHNVPLCVLENCEFVGSENNSVTVEGHPSADKNWAYKYLLGLIKSSPSVLPTEDSDFLMSLDLESRDQAWSPRTCDIVIEGSQSPTSPVSSSPRPGSKASSQEAEVGSDGERLAQTPDSSDGGLSPSGEDEDEDQLTYRLSYQVQGPRPVLGGSFLGPPLPGASIQLPSCLVLNSLQQELQKDKEAMALASSVQGCLIRKCLFRDGKGGVFVCSYGRAKMEGNIFRNLTYAVRCIHNSKIVMLRNDIHRCKASGIFLRLEGGGLIAGNNIYHNAEAGVDIRKKSNPLILCNQIHHGLRSGIVVLGNGKGIIRNNQIFSNKEAGIYILYHGNPVVSGNHIFKGRAAGIAVNENGKGLITENVIRENQWGGVDIRRGGVPVLRSNLICFGYSDGVVVGDEGKGLIEGNTIYANKGCGVWMMSSSLPHVTSNHVSYNGLYGVAVFSQKEGSRELPGGHGAQENFSEDGDAILWEPELEKDDDPLRQPVTIALVESNSINHNGASGLYIQSSEALHVITNVIHANGDRGITVAQSSQLTRVANNSISCNRQSGVKVEAQCKVELRGNGIYDNRGHGIITKGDSTIVIENDIIGNRGSGLQLLPRSDTKVIKNRIHSFRAYGIAVRGRSKALVQENIFFQGKANKTIFQQISNNRECIMQNNKFLVFKKKSDTWRLMNPPARPHLENSLRGPSAAHSGQKVTAMATRITARVEGGYHSNRSVFCTIL; via the exons ATGGAGACTGGCGGGCTCCCCCTGGAGCTGTGGCGCATGATCTTAGCCTACCTGCACCTCCCCGACCTGGGCCGCTGCAGCCTGGTGTGCAGGGCCTGGTATGAACTGGTCCTCAGTCTCGACAGCACCCGCTGGCGGCAGCTGTGTCTGGGCTGCACCGAGTGCCGCCACCCCAACTGGCCCAACCAGCCTGACGTGGAGCCTGAGTCTTGGAGGGAGGCCTTCAAGCAGCATTACCTTGCCTCCAAGACGTGGACCAAGAATGCCCTGGACTTGGAGTCCTCCGTCTGCTTTTCTCTGTTTCGCCGGAGGAGGGAACGCCGTACCCTGAGTGTCGGGccaggccatgagtttgacagcCTGGGCAGTGCCTTGGCCATGGCCAGCCTGTATGACCGCATTGTGCTGTTCCCTGGTGTGTACGAAGAGCAAGGTGAAATCATCCTGAAGGTGCCCGTGGAGATTGTAGGCCACGGGAAGCTGGGGGAGGTGGCCCTGCTCGCCAGCATTGATCAGCACTGCTCCACCACACGCCTGTGCAACCTCGTCTTCATGCCAGCCTGGTTCTCGCCCTTCATGTTCAAG ACAACATCAGGTCATGTCCAGTTTGACAACTGCAACTTTGAAAACGGCCACATCCAGGTCCATGGCCCAGGCACCTGCCAAGTGAAGTTTTGCACCTTCAAAAACACCCATGTCTTCCTGCACAACGTGCCCCTGTGTGTCCTGGAAAACTGTGAATTTGTGGGCAGCGAAAACAACTCTGTGACAGTTGAGGGCCACCCGTCTGCAGACAAGAACTGGGCCTACAAGTATCTACTGGGGCTCATTAAGTCCTCTCCCAGTGTGCTCCCCACAGAGGACTCTGACTTTTTAATGTCCCTGGACCTGgagagcagggaccaggcctggagcccAAGGACCTGTGACATTGTCATTGAGGGTAGCCAGAGCCCTACCAGCCCAGTCTCTAGCTCCCCAAGGCCAGGCTCCAAGGCTAGCTcacaggaggcagaggtgggcagcGACGGGGAAAGGCTGGCCCAGACCCCAGACAGCAGCGACGGAGGTCTGAGTCCCAGCGGTGAGGACGAGGATGAGGACCAGCTCACGTACAGACTGTCCTACCAAGTGCAGGGCCCCCGCCCTGTCCTGGGGGGCTCCTTCCTGGGCCCACCTCTGCCAGGAGCATCCattcagctgcccagctgcctcgTGCTGAACTCACTgcagcaggagctgcagaaggacAAGGAGGCCATGGCCCTGGCCAGCTCCGTGCAGGGCTGCCTTATCCGCAAGTGCCTCTTCCGGGACGGCAAGGGAGGCGTCTTCGTTTGCTCCTATGGCCGAGCCAAGATGGAAGGAAACATCTTCCGGAACCTGACTTACGCAGTGCGGTGTATACACAATAGCAAG ATCGTCATGCTCAGGAACGACATTCACCGCTGCAAAGCGTCAGGCATCTTTCTTCGCTTGGAGGGTGGAGGCCTGATCGCCGGCAACAACATTTACCACAACGCGGAGGCTGGCGTGGACATCCGGAAGAAGTCCAACCCGCTCATCCTG TGTAACCAGATCCACCACGGCCTTCGCTCAGGCATTGTCGTCCTTGGCAATGGGAAAGGCATCATCCGGAACAATCAAATCTTTTCAAATAAGGAGGCTGGCATTTACATCCTGTACCACGGAAATCCAGTGGTGAG TGGGAACCACATTTTCAAGGGCCGTGCAGCCGGCATAGCCGTGAATGAGAATGGCAAAGGCCTCATCACAG AAAACGTCATCCGTGAGAACCAGTGGGGAGGTGTGGACATCCGCCGCGGGGGGGTCCCCGTCCTCAGGAGCAACCTCATCTGCTTTGGCTATTCAGATGGCGTGGTCGTGGGAGATGAAGGCAAAGGGCTGATAGAAGGAAACACCATCTACG CTAACAAGGGCTGTGGTGTGTGGATGATGTCGTCCAGCCTGCCCCACGTCACCAGCAACCACGTCAGCTACAATGGCCTGTACGGAGTGGCGGTGTTTAGCCagaaggagggctccagggagctCCCTGGAGGCCATGGGGCCCAGGAGAACTTCAGCGAGGATGGGGATGCCATCCTCTGGGAGCCCGAGCTGGAGAAGGACGACGACCCGCTGCGCCAGCCCGTCACCATCGCGCTCGTGGAGTCTAACAGTATCAATCACAACGGAG CCTCAGGACTCTACATCCAGAGCAGTGAGGCGCTGCATGTCATCACCAATGTGATCCACGCTAATGGGGACAGAGGCATCACGGTGGCCCAGAGCAGCCAGCTCACCCGTGTGGCTAACAACAGCATCTCCTGCAACCGCCAGAGTGGGGTCAAGGTCGAGGCCCAGTGCAAGGTAGAGCTCCGGGGCAATGGTATCTATGACAACAGAGGCCACGGCATCATCACCAAGGGTGACAGCACCATCGTCATCGAAAATGACATCATTGGCAATCGGGGCAgcgggctgcagctgctgcccaggTCTGACACgaag GTAATAAAGAACCGGATCCACTCATTTCGGGCCTACGGCATCGCAGTGCGGGGCCGCTCCAAGGCTCTGGTGCAGGAGAACATCTTCTTCCAGGGAAAGGCCAACAAGACCATCTTCCAGCAGATCTCAAACAATCGAGAATGCATCATGCAAAACAACAAGTTCTTGGTCTTCAAGAAAAA GTCTGATACATGGCGGCTCATGAACCCACCAGCACGCCCTCACCTTGAAAACTCTCTCCGAGGCCCTTCTGCAGCCCACAGCGGGCAGAAGGTGACCGCCATGGCGACCAGGATCACGGCCCGTGTGGAAGGTGGGTACCACAGCAACCGCAGCGTCTTCTGCACTATCCTGTGA